The DNA region AGAAGCCCCATATGCAGAAGTTACTCCCTTTAGGACTTCATCAATTCTTTTTTCAATGAGCTCTTTGGTTTCTGCATTGAAAAACCGATAAGTCCCACTCATCTCGACTTCTCCGGAGATTATGTTAAATGCGTTTCCACCTTTTATGACTCCTACACTTACAACACCACTCTCTAGTGGACTTAGACTTCTACTTATTATTGTTTGAAAGGCTAAAATTGCTTGGGCAACAATCGGCATGGGATCAATAGTTTCGTGGGCTGTTTCATAAATAGTTAAAAGCGTAAAGTTTAAATATTTTCATTTCATAATTTGTTTTGGAGGAGTGCTGTATGAGGCTCTATCGAACAGGTAAGGCATCACAACTCTTGGGTATCAGCAAACCAACACTAATTAGAAAGATTAAATCTGGCGAGATTAAAGCGTATCGTGTTGGAAAAGAATACCGTATTCCCGAAAGTGAAATCAAAAGACTACTTGAGGGAAAAACTCTTGATAAAGTCGTCATTTATGCCAGAGTTTCGAGCAGAGACCAGAAAGAGGACCTGGGGAGGCAAGTAGAATATCTCAAAAACTACTGCTCCTCCAAGGGTTATCAAGTTGTGAAAATTCTTACCGACATTTCATCAGGCTTGAACGAGAACAGAAGGGGATTAAAACAACTCTTCAAATTGGTTGAGGGTGGGGAAGTT from Thermococcus sp. MV5 includes:
- a CDS encoding IS607 family transposase — translated: MRLYRTGKASQLLGISKPTLIRKIKSGEIKAYRVGKEYRIPESEIKRLLEGKTLDKVVIYARVSSRDQKEDLGRQVEYLKNYCSSKGYQVVKILTDISSGLNENRRGLKQLFKLVEGGEVGKVVITYRDRLTRFGFKYLEQYFNSHGVEIEVIFDDEEKTPEKELVEDLLAIVTSFAGKLYGMRSHKKKRLVEAVKNALRDD